The following coding sequences are from one Lolium rigidum isolate FL_2022 chromosome 6, APGP_CSIRO_Lrig_0.1, whole genome shotgun sequence window:
- the LOC124663490 gene encoding probable GABA transporter 2 — MAPAAFDAEAGGPAIVPAAGNGTHKPAPGADADAGAAFVLESKGTYPHRARLSRNDPAVIRSYSAVSHPSAAGTWWHAGFHLTTAIVGPTVLTLPYALRGMGWALGLTALSLVAAVTFYEYSLMSRVLDHCEARGRRHIRFRELAADVLGSGWMFYFVVIVQTTINTGVSIGSILLAADCIEIMYSSLAPNGPLKLYHFIIIVAVVLAFLSQLPSFHSLRHINFASLLLCLGYTILVSAACIRAGLSKDAPAKDYSLSSSKSEQTFNAFLSISILASVFGNGILPEIQATLAPPAAGKMMKALVLCYSVIGFTFYVASISGYWAFGSQVQSNVLKSLMPDSGPSLAPTWLLGTAVLFVLLQLLAIGLVYSQVAYEIMEKNSADVTRGKFSRRNLVPRLLLRTLYLAFCAFMAAMLPFFGDIVGVVGAVGFIPLDFVLPVIMYNIALAPPRRSPMYIANTAIMVLFVGVGAIGAFASIRKLVLDAGQFKLFSNNVVD, encoded by the exons ATGGCGCCCGCCGCGTTCGACGCCGAGGCCGGCGGCCCGGCGATCGTGCCCGCCGCGGGCAACGGCACGCACAAGCCCGCCCCGGGTGCCGACGCGGACGCCGGCgccgccttcgtgctcgagtctaAAGGTACGTACCCCCACCGCGCGCGCCTCTCCCGCAATGACCCAGCTGTGATTCGATCCTATTCCGCCGTTTCTCATCCGTcggccgcagggacctggtggcACGCGGGGTTCCATCTGACGACGGCGATCGTCGGGCCGACGGTGCTGACGCTGCCGTACGCGCTGCGTGGGATGGGGTGGGCGCTCGGCCTCACCGCGCtctccctcgtcgccgccgtcaccTTCTACGAGTACTCCCTCATGTCCCGCGTCCTCGACCACTGCGAGGCGCGCGGCCGCCGGCACATCCGCTTCCGCGAGCTCGCCGCCGACGTGCTCG GCTCCGGCTGGATGTTTTACTTCGTGGTGATTGTGCAGACGACCATCAACACCGGCGTCAGCATCGGCTCCATCCTTCTGGCCGCCGATTGCATCGAG ATCATGTACTCGAGCCTTGCTCCCAATGGTCCCCTAAAGCTCTACCACTTCATCATCATCGTGGCTGTGGTGCTGGCTTTCCTCTCCCAACTACCATCATTTCACTCGCTGCGGCACATCAACTTCGCCTCACTACTCCTATGCTTGGGCTACACGATCCTTGTATCTGCTGCTTGCATTCGAGCAG GTTTGTCGAAAGACGCCCCAGCCAAGGATTACTCTCTAAGCTCATCGAAATCCGAGCAGACCTTCAATGCCTTCCTATCCATTTCCATCCTGGCCTCTGTTTTCGGCAATGGCATACTGCCTGAAATCCAG GCCACGTTGGCGCCACCGGCTGCcgggaagatgatgaaggctctggTGCTGTGCTACTCCGTCATAGGCTTCACCTTCTACGTCGCGTCGATCAGCGGATACTGGGCGTTCGGCAGCCAGGTCCAGTCCAACGTCCTGAAGAGCCTCATGCCGGACTCCGGCCCATCCCTCGCGCCGACCTGGCTGCTTGGCACCgccgtcctcttcgtcctcctccagctcctcgcCATCGGGCTCGTCTACTCGCAGGTGGCGTACGAGATCATGGAGAAGAACTCGGCGGACGTGACGCGGGGCAAGTTCTCGCGGCGGAACCTGGTGCCGCGGCTGCTGCTGCGGACGCTCTACCTGGCCTTCTGCGCGTTCATGGCCGCCATGCTGCCCTTCTTTGGCGACATCGTCGGCGTGGTCGGAGCCGTTGGGTTCATCCCGCTGGACTTCGTTCTCCCCGTCATCATGTACAACATCGCGCTCGCGCCGCCGAGGAGGTCCCCCATGTACATCGCCAACACGGCTATCATGGTCCTCTTCGTAGGCGTCGGGGCCATTGGCGCCTTCGCGTCTATACGGAAGCTCGTGCTAGACGCCGGCCAGTTCAAGCTCTTCAGCAACAACGTCGTCGACTGA